A single window of Papio anubis isolate 15944 chromosome 8, Panubis1.0, whole genome shotgun sequence DNA harbors:
- the LOC116276344 gene encoding clusterin isoform X1, with protein MMRPPAPLARCCTGPRLPASRKLPLRSAAFFGRESCRFAASPKGGVCQPTAINTAPPSAHHAASPGGARGHRVPLTEACEDSRIGGMMKTLLLFVGLLLTWESGQVLGDQTVSDNELQEMSDQGSKYVNKEIQNAVNGVKEIKTLIEKTNEERKTLLSNLEEAKKKKEDALSETRESETKLKEFPGVCNETMMALWEECKPCLKQTCMKFYARVCRSGSGLVGRQLEEFLNQSSPFYFWINGDRIDSLLENDRQQTHMMDVMQDRFSRASSIMDELFQDRFFAREPQDSYRFLPFSLPHRRPHFFFPKSRIVRSLMPFSPYEPLNFHAMFQPFLEMIHEAQQAMDIHFHSPAFQHPSTEFIREGDDDRTVCREIRHNSTGCLRMKDQCDKCREILSVDCSANNPAQAQLRRELNESLQVAEKLTRKYNELLQSYQWKMLNTSSLLEQLNEQFNWVSRLANLTQGEDQYYLRVTTVASHTSDSDVPSGVTEVVVKLFDSDPITVTVPVEVSRKNPKFMETVAEKALQEYRKKQREK; from the exons ATGATGCGCCCCCCGGCGCCCCTAGCCCGGTGCTGCACCGGCCCCCGCCTCCCGGCTTCCAGAAAGCTCCCCTTGCGTTCCGCGGCATTCTTTGGGCGTGAGTCATGCAGGTTTGCAGCCAGCCCCAAAGGGGGTGTGTGCCAGCCGACCGCTATAAATACGGCGCCTCCCAGTGCTCACCACGCGGCGTCGCCAGGAGGAGCGCGCGGGCACCGGGTGCCGCTGACCG AGGCGTGCGAGGACTCCAGAATTGGAGGCATGATGAAGACTCTGCTGCTGTTTGTGGGGCTACTGCTGACCTGGGAGAGTGGGCAGGTCCTGGGGGACCAGACGGTCTCGGACAATGAGCTCCAGG AAATGTCTGATCAGGGAAGTAAGTACGTCAATAAGGAAATTCAAAATGCTGTCAACGGGGTGAAAGAGATAAAGACTCTCATAGAGAAGACAAACGAAGAGCGCAAGACACTGCTCAGCAACCTAGAGGAagccaagaagaagaaagag GATGCCCTAAGTGAGACCAGGGAATCAGAGACAAAGCTGAAGGAGTTCCCAGGAGTGTGCAATGAGACCATGATGGCCCTCTGGGAAGAGTGTAAGCCCTGCCTGAAACAGACCTGCATGAAGTTCTACGCACGCGTCTGCAGAAGTGGCTCGGGCCTGGTTGGCCGCCAG CTCGAGGAGTTCCTGAACCAGAGCTCACCCTTCTACTTCTGGATAAACGGCGACCGCATCGACTCCCTGCTGGAGAACGACCGGCAGCAGACACACATGATGGATGTCATGCAGGACCGCTTCAGCCGCGCATCCAGCATCATGGACGAGCTCTTCCAGGACAGGTTCTTCGCCCGGGAGCCCCAGGACTCCTACCGCTTCCTGCCCTTCAGCCTGCCCCACCGGAGGCCTCACTTCTTCTTTCCCAAGTCCCGCATCGTTCGCAGCTTGATGCCCTTTTCTCCCTATGAGCCCCTGAACTTCCACGCCATGTTCCAGCCCTTCCTTGAGATGATACATGAGGCTCAGCAGGCCATGGACATCCACTTCCACAGCCCGGCCTTCCAGCACCCGTCCACGGAATTCATACGAG AAGGCGACGATGACCGGACTGTGTGCCGGGAGATCCGCCACAACTCCACGGGCTGCCTGCGGATGAAGGACCAGTGTGACAAGTGCCGGGAGATCTTGTCTGTGG ACTGTTCGGCCAACAACCCCGCCCAGGCTCAGCTGCGGCGGGAGCTCAATGAATCCCTCCAGGTCGCTGAGAAGTTGACCAGGAAATACAACGAACTGCTGCAGTCCTACCAGTGGAAGATGCTCAACACCTCCTCCTTGCTGGAGCAGCTGAACGAGCAGTTTAACTGGGTGTCCCGGCTGGCAAACCTCACGCAAGGCGAAGACCAGTACTATCTGCGGGTCACCACG GTGGCTTCCCACACTTCTGACTCAGATGTTCCTTCCGGTGTCACTGAGGTGGTCGTGAAGCTCTTTGACTCTGATCCCATCACTGTGACGGTCCCTGTAGAGGTCTCCAGGAAGAACCCTAAATTTATGGAGACTGTGGCGGAGAAAGCGCTGCAGGAATACCGCAAAAAGCAAAG GGAGAAGTGA
- the LOC116276344 gene encoding clusterin isoform X3: protein MMKTLLLFVGLLLTWESGQVLGDQTVSDNELQEMSDQGSKYVNKEIQNAVNGVKEIKTLIEKTNEERKTLLSNLEEAKKKKEDALSETRESETKLKEFPGVCNETMMALWEECKPCLKQTCMKFYARVCRSGSGLVGRQLEEFLNQSSPFYFWINGDRIDSLLENDRQQTHMMDVMQDRFSRASSIMDELFQDRFFAREPQDSYRFLPFSLPHRRPHFFFPKSRIVRSLMPFSPYEPLNFHAMFQPFLEMIHEAQQAMDIHFHSPAFQHPSTEFIREGDDDRTVCREIRHNSTGCLRMKDQCDKCREILSVDCSANNPAQAQLRRELNESLQVAEKLTRKYNELLQSYQWKMLNTSSLLEQLNEQFNWVSRLANLTQGEDQYYLRVTTVASHTSDSDVPSGVTEVVVKLFDSDPITVTVPVEVSRKNPKFMETVAEKALQEYRKKQREK from the exons ATGATGAAGACTCTGCTGCTGTTTGTGGGGCTACTGCTGACCTGGGAGAGTGGGCAGGTCCTGGGGGACCAGACGGTCTCGGACAATGAGCTCCAGG AAATGTCTGATCAGGGAAGTAAGTACGTCAATAAGGAAATTCAAAATGCTGTCAACGGGGTGAAAGAGATAAAGACTCTCATAGAGAAGACAAACGAAGAGCGCAAGACACTGCTCAGCAACCTAGAGGAagccaagaagaagaaagag GATGCCCTAAGTGAGACCAGGGAATCAGAGACAAAGCTGAAGGAGTTCCCAGGAGTGTGCAATGAGACCATGATGGCCCTCTGGGAAGAGTGTAAGCCCTGCCTGAAACAGACCTGCATGAAGTTCTACGCACGCGTCTGCAGAAGTGGCTCGGGCCTGGTTGGCCGCCAG CTCGAGGAGTTCCTGAACCAGAGCTCACCCTTCTACTTCTGGATAAACGGCGACCGCATCGACTCCCTGCTGGAGAACGACCGGCAGCAGACACACATGATGGATGTCATGCAGGACCGCTTCAGCCGCGCATCCAGCATCATGGACGAGCTCTTCCAGGACAGGTTCTTCGCCCGGGAGCCCCAGGACTCCTACCGCTTCCTGCCCTTCAGCCTGCCCCACCGGAGGCCTCACTTCTTCTTTCCCAAGTCCCGCATCGTTCGCAGCTTGATGCCCTTTTCTCCCTATGAGCCCCTGAACTTCCACGCCATGTTCCAGCCCTTCCTTGAGATGATACATGAGGCTCAGCAGGCCATGGACATCCACTTCCACAGCCCGGCCTTCCAGCACCCGTCCACGGAATTCATACGAG AAGGCGACGATGACCGGACTGTGTGCCGGGAGATCCGCCACAACTCCACGGGCTGCCTGCGGATGAAGGACCAGTGTGACAAGTGCCGGGAGATCTTGTCTGTGG ACTGTTCGGCCAACAACCCCGCCCAGGCTCAGCTGCGGCGGGAGCTCAATGAATCCCTCCAGGTCGCTGAGAAGTTGACCAGGAAATACAACGAACTGCTGCAGTCCTACCAGTGGAAGATGCTCAACACCTCCTCCTTGCTGGAGCAGCTGAACGAGCAGTTTAACTGGGTGTCCCGGCTGGCAAACCTCACGCAAGGCGAAGACCAGTACTATCTGCGGGTCACCACG GTGGCTTCCCACACTTCTGACTCAGATGTTCCTTCCGGTGTCACTGAGGTGGTCGTGAAGCTCTTTGACTCTGATCCCATCACTGTGACGGTCCCTGTAGAGGTCTCCAGGAAGAACCCTAAATTTATGGAGACTGTGGCGGAGAAAGCGCTGCAGGAATACCGCAAAAAGCAAAG GGAGAAGTGA
- the LOC116276344 gene encoding clusterin isoform X2, which translates to MHTAEDEAEACEDSRIGGMMKTLLLFVGLLLTWESGQVLGDQTVSDNELQEMSDQGSKYVNKEIQNAVNGVKEIKTLIEKTNEERKTLLSNLEEAKKKKEDALSETRESETKLKEFPGVCNETMMALWEECKPCLKQTCMKFYARVCRSGSGLVGRQLEEFLNQSSPFYFWINGDRIDSLLENDRQQTHMMDVMQDRFSRASSIMDELFQDRFFAREPQDSYRFLPFSLPHRRPHFFFPKSRIVRSLMPFSPYEPLNFHAMFQPFLEMIHEAQQAMDIHFHSPAFQHPSTEFIREGDDDRTVCREIRHNSTGCLRMKDQCDKCREILSVDCSANNPAQAQLRRELNESLQVAEKLTRKYNELLQSYQWKMLNTSSLLEQLNEQFNWVSRLANLTQGEDQYYLRVTTVASHTSDSDVPSGVTEVVVKLFDSDPITVTVPVEVSRKNPKFMETVAEKALQEYRKKQREK; encoded by the exons ATGCACACTGCAGAGGACGAGGCTG AGGCGTGCGAGGACTCCAGAATTGGAGGCATGATGAAGACTCTGCTGCTGTTTGTGGGGCTACTGCTGACCTGGGAGAGTGGGCAGGTCCTGGGGGACCAGACGGTCTCGGACAATGAGCTCCAGG AAATGTCTGATCAGGGAAGTAAGTACGTCAATAAGGAAATTCAAAATGCTGTCAACGGGGTGAAAGAGATAAAGACTCTCATAGAGAAGACAAACGAAGAGCGCAAGACACTGCTCAGCAACCTAGAGGAagccaagaagaagaaagag GATGCCCTAAGTGAGACCAGGGAATCAGAGACAAAGCTGAAGGAGTTCCCAGGAGTGTGCAATGAGACCATGATGGCCCTCTGGGAAGAGTGTAAGCCCTGCCTGAAACAGACCTGCATGAAGTTCTACGCACGCGTCTGCAGAAGTGGCTCGGGCCTGGTTGGCCGCCAG CTCGAGGAGTTCCTGAACCAGAGCTCACCCTTCTACTTCTGGATAAACGGCGACCGCATCGACTCCCTGCTGGAGAACGACCGGCAGCAGACACACATGATGGATGTCATGCAGGACCGCTTCAGCCGCGCATCCAGCATCATGGACGAGCTCTTCCAGGACAGGTTCTTCGCCCGGGAGCCCCAGGACTCCTACCGCTTCCTGCCCTTCAGCCTGCCCCACCGGAGGCCTCACTTCTTCTTTCCCAAGTCCCGCATCGTTCGCAGCTTGATGCCCTTTTCTCCCTATGAGCCCCTGAACTTCCACGCCATGTTCCAGCCCTTCCTTGAGATGATACATGAGGCTCAGCAGGCCATGGACATCCACTTCCACAGCCCGGCCTTCCAGCACCCGTCCACGGAATTCATACGAG AAGGCGACGATGACCGGACTGTGTGCCGGGAGATCCGCCACAACTCCACGGGCTGCCTGCGGATGAAGGACCAGTGTGACAAGTGCCGGGAGATCTTGTCTGTGG ACTGTTCGGCCAACAACCCCGCCCAGGCTCAGCTGCGGCGGGAGCTCAATGAATCCCTCCAGGTCGCTGAGAAGTTGACCAGGAAATACAACGAACTGCTGCAGTCCTACCAGTGGAAGATGCTCAACACCTCCTCCTTGCTGGAGCAGCTGAACGAGCAGTTTAACTGGGTGTCCCGGCTGGCAAACCTCACGCAAGGCGAAGACCAGTACTATCTGCGGGTCACCACG GTGGCTTCCCACACTTCTGACTCAGATGTTCCTTCCGGTGTCACTGAGGTGGTCGTGAAGCTCTTTGACTCTGATCCCATCACTGTGACGGTCCCTGTAGAGGTCTCCAGGAAGAACCCTAAATTTATGGAGACTGTGGCGGAGAAAGCGCTGCAGGAATACCGCAAAAAGCAAAG GGAGAAGTGA